GGACGAGGCCGGCCCAGGGCAGTACGGCGAGGGCGGCGAGGACCGCCCAGATACCGAGGCCGACACGCCAACTGCCGCCCAGCGCCTCGGTCATGGGCACGGTCGTGGCCGCGGCGGCAGAAGTGCCGAGCGCCAGCGCCATCGAGTAGAGCCCGGTCATGGGGCCGACGCGGTCGGGGAAGTACCGCTTGACGATCACCGGCATCAGGACGTTGCCGACGGCGATGCCCATGAGGGCGAGCGCGCTGGCGGCGAGGAAGCCGGCCGTGCCGCCCGCAAAGGGCCGGATCAGCAGCCCGGTCGCGATGGCGGCCATGCCCGCGCAGACGACGGCGCCGGCGCCGAAGCGGCGGGACAGCCGCGGTGCCGCGATCCCGAAGAGCGCGAAGCACAGCGCCGGTACGGAGGTGAGGACGCCGGCCACGGTGCCGCTCATGTGCAGCCCCACCCGCGCCTCTTCGAGGAGCGCGCCGAGGCTGGTGATGGCGGGGCGGAGATTGAGTGCCGCGAGGACGATGCCGACGAGAACCAGCCGGGTGAGCCAGGCCGCGGGCCGTGAGGCCGGAGTTTCCACGGCGGTACGGTCGGTCGTGGCGGGGCTCAGCGTCTGGGTCTCGTCGGACATGAAAGCCATCATAGAATCATGGGATGATTGGTTGTCCAATCCTGTACGAGTCTTGGGCACAAGGAGCACTATGGCGCTGACCTCTCCCCGGCGTTCCGCACTGTCCGATCAGGTGATCGCTCAGTTGCGGAACCAGATCACCTCGGGCGAGTGGCCGGTCGGTTCACGGATCCCCACCGAGCCGGAACTGGTCGAACAGCTGGGCGTGGCCCGCAACACCGTCCGCGAGGCGGTCCGCGCACTCGCGCACAACGGTCTCCTGGACATCCGGCAGGGCTCGGGGACGTATGTCGTGGCGACGAGCGAGCTGGCCGGCGTCATGCACCGCCGCTTCGCGGACGCCGACCCCCGGCATATCGCCGAACTGCGCTCCACCCTGGAGTCCTCGGCCGCCAGGCTGGCCGCCGAGCGGCGCACGGAACGCGATCTCAAGCAGCTGGACACGCTCCTCGCCCGTCGCGAGGACGCGTGGACCACGGGGGACGCGGAGGAGTTCGTCACCGCGGACACGACATTCCATCTGGCGGTGGTGGCCGCCTCGCACAATGAGGTGCTGACCGAGATCTACGCAGACCTGGGCGATCTGCTGCGGGACTGGCTGCGCGACGATGTCGGCCGGGAACTGCGCCCGGAGAACCATATGGACCATGCCCGGATGGTCGAGGCGATCCGCGCGGGTGACGGCGATGCGGCGGCCACGGAGGCGGCGAGCTACCCGTTCATGTGCCTGCGGGATCCCGCAGGGGCTGGTGGCTGACCCAGACCGTGCTCACCTCCTTCCAGCAGCGGTCGGTGAGTTCTATGTAGCCGGCCGGCCCTATCTCGACGGGCGCGCTGTCCGAGTCGACGTCCCACCAGCGCTCGCACTCGATGTGCAGCCGGACGCGGTCGGTCTGGGGGTACGGGTTGTGGCAGTAGGCGGTGGCCCGGGAGCCGTCGAGGACGGTGGTGCAGTCGGCCCTGAAATCCCGTGGCTCGGACCGGGGCTTCGAGTCTTCACGGGGCGGCTGGGAAACGGCGCTCGGCGCTGCCCACAGCAGGGCCGTCACCGTGGTCAGTACGGAGGCGAAGCACCAGGTCGTACGCACAAGCAGAACCTCCTCGGCCGTACTGCGGCCGGAATAGCCGCGGCTGCACCACAAGGGGGATTGCCTCTCCAGCATCACCTTCCCGGCGGTGCGCCGCGCGCTCCGGGGGCCCGAACGGGCGACGCCCCGCTCCCCGCACAGAGCGGGAAACGGGGCGTCGTCCTCGTACGGGAGGGATTCTCGTACGAGAGGGGTCAGGCACCCATCATGTGCACGCCACCGTCGACGTGGACGATCTCGCCGGTCGTGCGCGGGAAGAAGTCCGAGAGCAGACCGACGACCCCGCGGCCTGCCGGGTCCGGGTCGGCCAGGTCCCAGCCGATCGGGGCGCGGTGGTTCCACACGTCCGCGAGCTCCTCGAAGCCCGGGATGGACTTCGCGGCAATCGACTTGATCGGGCCGGCCGCGATCAGGTTGCAGCGGACGTTCTTGGCGCCGAGGTCGCGGGCGAGGTAGCGGTTGGTGGACTCCAGGGCCGCCTTGGCCACGCCCATCCAGTCGTACTTCGGCCAGGCGATCGTCGCGTCGAAGGTGAGGCCGACAATCGAACCGCCGCGCTTCATCAGCGGGAGGCATGCCATGGCCAGCGACTTGTAGGAGTACGCCGAGACCTGGACGGCCGTCGAGACGTCCTCCCAGCCGGCTTCGAGGAAGTTGAACGCGCCCTGCGGGCCGAAGGCGATCGAGTGCACGATGCCGTCGAGGCCCGAGTCGTCGCTGGAGTGCTCACGGATCTTGTCCGCGAGGCCGTCCAGGTGCTCCTGGTTCGTGACATCCAGCTCGATGACCGGGGCGGGCTTCGGCAGCCGCTTGGAGATGCGCTCGACGAGTGAGAGCCGGCCGAAGCCGGTGAGGATGACCTCCGCGCCCTCCTCCTGGGCCACCTTGGCGGCGTGGAAGGCGATGGACCCCTCGGTGAGGACGCCCGTGACGAGAATGCGCTTGCCGGCGAGGATTCCACTCATGTGATCAGTGACCCATGCCCAATCCGCCGTCAACGGGGATGACGGCTCCAGTGATGTACGAGGCGTCGTCGGAGGCGAGGAAGCGCACCGTGGCGGCGATCTCCTCCGGCTGCGCATAGCGGCCGAGCGGCACCTGCGAGACGATGCCCGCGCGCTGCTCGTCCGTGAGCACCTTGGTCATGTCGGTGTCGACAAAACCGGGTGTGACGACATTGAACGTGATGTTCCGCGAGCCGAGCTCACGGGCGAGGGAGCGGGCGAAGCCGATGAGACCGGCCTTCGAGGCGGCATAGTTCGCCTGCCCTGCCGAGCCCAGCAGGCCGACCACGGAGGAGATCAGCACCACGCGGCCCTTCTTGGCCCGCAGCATGCCGCGGTTGGCACGCTTCACGACCCGGAAGGTGCCGGTGAGGTTGGTGTCGAGGACGGTGGTGAAGTCCTCCTCGGACATCCGCATCAGGAGCTGGTCCCTGGTGACACCGGCGTTGGCCACCAGCACCTCCACCGGACCGTGCTTCTCCTCGATCTCCTTGTAGGCCTGCTCCACCTGCTCGGTGTCGGTGATGTCGCACTTGACGGCGAGAAAGCCGGCCGGCGGCTCGCCGGAGCGGTACGTGATCGCGACCTTGTCGCCGGCATCGGCGAACGCGCGGGCGATGGCGAGGCCGATGCCCCGGTTTCCTCCGGTGACGAGAACCGAGCGGCTCAACGGATCACCCTTTCGATATGCGGTCTGGTACCTCGAAAACCTATCGGTCCCGCCCGCCTTACGGAGAATCGGGCCCTGACAGCGCCGTCCTGCAGTCACTGTCGGGTCCCTACAGAAGGCGTCGCCCTACGGCATGGGCGGGCGGCTGGGCAACGACCCCTCCGGCGCGACATGATCGGGTCGACCCGTCTCGACGACAGGAGACATTCGTGCCTCATTCCATCGACGAAGCCTTCACAGCGCTGCCGCTGCGGGCACTCGCCGACGCGGCACTCGCCCGGGCGCGTGCGCTCGGCGCCGAGCATGCCGACTTCCGCTTCGAGCGAGTACGCAGTGCGGCCTGGCGGCTGCGCGACGCCAAGCCCGCCGGATCGTCGGACACCACGGACCTCGGGTACGCGGTGCGGGTGGTCCACGGCGGTGCCTGGGGCTTCGCCTCAGGGGTCGACATGACGATGGACGCGGCCGCCAGGGTCGCCGGCCAGGCGGTCGCGATGGCGAAGCTCTCGGCCAAGGTGATCGCGGCGGCGGGCTCCGACGAGCGGGTGGAGCTGGCGCCCGAGCCCGTGCACGCGGACCGGACCTGGATCTCGGCGTACGAGATCAACCCGTTCGAGGTACCCGACGCGGAGAAGACGGCGCTGCTCGAGGAGTGGAGCGGGCGGCTGCTGGGGGCGGACGGCGTCGCGCACGTGGACGCCTCGCTGCTCACGGTCCAGGAGAACAAGTTCTATGCGGACACCTCGGGCACTGTCACCACGCAGCAGCGGGTGCGGCTGCATCCGCAGCTCACGGCCGTCGCCGTCGACGAGACGACGGGCGAGTTCGACTCGATGCGTACGATCGCGCCCCCGGTGGGGCGTGGCTGGGAGTATCTGACCGGCACGGGCTGGGACTGGGAGTCCGAGCTGGAGCAGATCCCGGTGCTGCTGGCCGAGAAGATGCGCGCGCCGAGCGTGGAGGCCGGGCGGTACGACCTGGTGGTCGACCCGTCGAATCTGTGGCTGACCATCCATGAGTCGATCGGCCATGCCACGGAGCTGGACCGGGCGCTGGGGTACGAGGCGGCGTACGCGGGCACCTCCTTCGCCACCTTCGACAAGCTCGGGAAGCTGGCGTACGGCTCCTCGGTGATGAATGTGACGGGCGACCGGACCGCCGAGCACGGTCTCGCCACGGTGGGCTTCGACGACGAGGGCGTCGAGGCGCAGTCCTGGGACCTCGTCAAGGACGGCACTCTGGTGGGCTACCAGCTGGACCGGCGGATCGCGAAGCTGACGGGTCTGGGCCGGTCCAACGGCTGCGCCTACGCGGACTCCCCGGGGCACGTGCCGGTGCAGCGGATGGCGAACGTGTCACTGCAGCCGGACCCGGGCGGCCTGTCGACGGAGGATCTGATCGGCGGGGTGGAGCGCGGCATCTATGTGGTCGGCGACCGCTCGTGGTCGATCGATATGCAGCGCTACAACTTCCAGTTCACCGGGCAGCGCTTCTTCCGTATCGAGAACGGCAAGCTGGCCGGCCAGCTGCGCGATGTCGCGTACCAGGCCACGACGACCGACTTCTGGGGCTCGATGGAGAAGGTGGGCGGCCCGCAGACATACGTCCTGGGCGGCGCCTTCAACTGCGGAAAGGCCCAGCCGGGCCAGGTCGCGGCGGTCTCCCACGGCTGCCCGTCCGCGCTGTTCCGCGGCGTCAACATTCTCAACACGACGCTGGAGGCGGGCCGATGAGCGCGCGCCGTACGCCGTGCAGTGTCAACACCACGCAGGAGGCCGGTCGATGAGCCGCAACAGCAAGCCGCACGAGACGGTCGAGCGGGCGCTGGAGCTGTCCACCGCCGACAGCTGTGTCGTCATCGCCGACGAGCACTCCTCCGCCAATCTGCGCTGGGCCCGCAACGCCCTGACCACCAACGGTGTGACCCGCGGCCGCACCCTCACCGTCATCGCGACCGTCGACGGCGCCGAGGGCACCGCGTCCGGTGTCGTGTCGCGGTCCGCCGTCACCGCCGACGATCTCGAGCCGCTGGTACGGGCCGCGGAGGCAGCCGCCCGCACGGCCGGGCCCGCCGAGGACGCCCGGCCCCTGGTCGAAGGGGTCCCGGCCTCCCCGGACTTCACGGACGCGCCCGTCGAGACGTCCTCGGCCGTCTTCGCGGACTTCGCACCCGCGCTGGGCGAGGCCTTCGCCCGCGCCAAGGCCGGTGAGCGTGAGCTGTACGGCTTCGCCAACCATGAGCTGACCTCCACCTACCTCGGTACGTCGACCGGGCTGCGGCTGCGGCACGACCAGCCGAACGGGACGCTGGAGCTCAACGCCAAGTCCCCGGACCGCTCCCGTTCGGCCTGGGCGGGCCGTTCGACCCGGGACTTCAAGGACGTGGACCCGGCCCAGCTGGACGCGGAGCTCGCGCGGCGGCTCGGCTGGGCTCAGCGCCGTATCGAGCTGCCCGCCGGGCGGTACGAGACGCTGCTGCCGCCCACCGCCGTGGCCGATCTGCTGATCTACCAGCTGTGGTCGTCGACGGCGCGGGACGCGGCGGAGGGCCGCACGGTCTTCTCCAAGCCGGGCGGCGGTACCCGC
This portion of the Streptomyces sp. NBC_01750 genome encodes:
- a CDS encoding FadR/GntR family transcriptional regulator — protein: MALTSPRRSALSDQVIAQLRNQITSGEWPVGSRIPTEPELVEQLGVARNTVREAVRALAHNGLLDIRQGSGTYVVATSELAGVMHRRFADADPRHIAELRSTLESSAARLAAERRTERDLKQLDTLLARREDAWTTGDAEEFVTADTTFHLAVVAASHNEVLTEIYADLGDLLRDWLRDDVGRELRPENHMDHARMVEAIRAGDGDAAATEAASYPFMCLRDPAGAGG
- the fabI gene encoding enoyl-ACP reductase FabI, which gives rise to MSGILAGKRILVTGVLTEGSIAFHAAKVAQEEGAEVILTGFGRLSLVERISKRLPKPAPVIELDVTNQEHLDGLADKIREHSSDDSGLDGIVHSIAFGPQGAFNFLEAGWEDVSTAVQVSAYSYKSLAMACLPLMKRGGSIVGLTFDATIAWPKYDWMGVAKAALESTNRYLARDLGAKNVRCNLIAAGPIKSIAAKSIPGFEELADVWNHRAPIGWDLADPDPAGRGVVGLLSDFFPRTTGEIVHVDGGVHMMGA
- the fabG gene encoding 3-oxoacyl-[acyl-carrier-protein] reductase; the protein is MSRSVLVTGGNRGIGLAIARAFADAGDKVAITYRSGEPPAGFLAVKCDITDTEQVEQAYKEIEEKHGPVEVLVANAGVTRDQLLMRMSEEDFTTVLDTNLTGTFRVVKRANRGMLRAKKGRVVLISSVVGLLGSAGQANYAASKAGLIGFARSLARELGSRNITFNVVTPGFVDTDMTKVLTDEQRAGIVSQVPLGRYAQPEEIAATVRFLASDDASYITGAVIPVDGGLGMGH
- a CDS encoding TldD/PmbA family protein; this encodes MPHSIDEAFTALPLRALADAALARARALGAEHADFRFERVRSAAWRLRDAKPAGSSDTTDLGYAVRVVHGGAWGFASGVDMTMDAAARVAGQAVAMAKLSAKVIAAAGSDERVELAPEPVHADRTWISAYEINPFEVPDAEKTALLEEWSGRLLGADGVAHVDASLLTVQENKFYADTSGTVTTQQRVRLHPQLTAVAVDETTGEFDSMRTIAPPVGRGWEYLTGTGWDWESELEQIPVLLAEKMRAPSVEAGRYDLVVDPSNLWLTIHESIGHATELDRALGYEAAYAGTSFATFDKLGKLAYGSSVMNVTGDRTAEHGLATVGFDDEGVEAQSWDLVKDGTLVGYQLDRRIAKLTGLGRSNGCAYADSPGHVPVQRMANVSLQPDPGGLSTEDLIGGVERGIYVVGDRSWSIDMQRYNFQFTGQRFFRIENGKLAGQLRDVAYQATTTDFWGSMEKVGGPQTYVLGGAFNCGKAQPGQVAAVSHGCPSALFRGVNILNTTLEAGR
- a CDS encoding metallopeptidase TldD-related protein; this translates as MSRNSKPHETVERALELSTADSCVVIADEHSSANLRWARNALTTNGVTRGRTLTVIATVDGAEGTASGVVSRSAVTADDLEPLVRAAEAAARTAGPAEDARPLVEGVPASPDFTDAPVETSSAVFADFAPALGEAFARAKAGERELYGFANHELTSTYLGTSTGLRLRHDQPNGTLELNAKSPDRSRSAWAGRSTRDFKDVDPAQLDAELARRLGWAQRRIELPAGRYETLLPPTAVADLLIYQLWSSTARDAAEGRTVFSKPGGGTRVGEKLSDLPLTLRSDPNEPGLESAPFVIAHSSGDDASVFDNGLPLPATDWVRGGKLEHLVATRHSAALTGLPVAPGAGNLILDGGGERSLEEMVSATARGLLLTCLWYIREVDPATLLLTGLTRDGVYLVENGEVVGEVNNFRFNESPVDLLSRATEAGRTEKTLPREWGDWFTRAAMPALRVPDFNMSSVSQGV